A single genomic interval of Arachis duranensis cultivar V14167 chromosome 7, aradu.V14167.gnm2.J7QH, whole genome shotgun sequence harbors:
- the LOC107496636 gene encoding F-box protein At1g47056-like, producing MAKTTPYASPTFMPIVPDHLFFFFRVSFIAPFLPLSFHRPLTPQPSPPFKTSVNDKGLILILLRCVNLTWLKLRGCCEITEAGMAAVGENWKALKKLSCASCVFGIKGINAVASRCQDLEELSVKRLRGEVVGSEMTSVTSVSLKEIVNGQSFAPVMIGSKRLRSLKVRLRSLKVIGYLGGIGMTPLRRLGTSTLRWLMFTLRRFKLAMWVLWELALIGIYPTSSSLESIASKCKALERLALCGLNTVGDVEIECVANKCVALKKFCIKGCPISNVGIEALASDCPN from the exons ATGGCCAAAACGACGCCGTATGCATCCCCCACTTTCATGCCTATCGTCCCAGAccacctcttcttcttttttcgtgTCAGTTTCATCGCGCCCTTTCTTCCTCTCTCGTTTCACAGACCTCTCACCCCACAACCCTCTCCACCCTTCAAAACGAGCGTGAACGACAAAGGTTTGATCCTGATTTTGCTCCGGTGCGTTAACCTAACGTGGCTCAAGCTCCGTGGATGCTGTGAGATAACGGAGGCAGGAATGGCCGCTGTTGGCGAAAACTGGAAGGCGTTGAAGAAGCTATCTTGCGCTTCGTGCGTGTTCGGCATTAAGGGAATCAACGCTGTCGCCAGTCGTTGCCAGGATTTGGAAGAGCTCTCCGTTAAGCGGCTGCGTGGCGAGGTGGTTGGTTCCGAAATGACGTCGGTGACTTCTGTTTCCTTGAAGGAGATCGTGAATGGCCAGAGCTTCGCGCCCGTTATGATTGGGTCGAAAAGGCTTCGATCTTTGAAGGTAAGGCTTCGATCTTTGAAGGTAATTGGGTATTTGGGGGGGATTGGGATGACACCCTTGAGAAGATTAGGAACCTCCACGCTGCGTTGGTTGATGTTCACCTTGAGAAGATTCAAGTTAGCGATGTGGGTCTTGTGG GAACTTGCTTTGATTGGTATCTATCCAAcatcttcaagccttgagtcAATTGCTTCCAAATGCAAGGCTTTGGAGAGATTGGCACTTTGTGGGCTTAATACCGTTGGTGACGTTGAGATTGAGTGTGTTGCCAACAAGTGTGTTGCACTCaagaaattttgcattaaggggtGCCCTATATCCAATGTGGGGATTGAAGCTCTTGCTTCTGATTGCCCCAATTGA